A window of Sulfurimonas gotlandica GD1 contains these coding sequences:
- a CDS encoding DUF3373 family protein has translation MNKPLLLSLAAAALLTTTNVSAESMFERFQAMENEMAKLKKEISKLKAQKGETEDSEKADEKEDSEDKDEVADKEKSEADDEKEEKEEMDVEEEIAEIQESISELNKATSGNHLKFGVDYRFTLENLNYKMADGSEANNDAFMTNRLWLNMDWLATKNLSFNGQLAYNKAFGQRSGASTPANASFEGFDWISNENAYDDTLRVRSAYFLYRNSTFIGTSVPWTFSVGRRPSTNGHLISLRDDDKPSSPMGHTINVEFDGLSSKFSFDKWVDGMYVKLCAGRGMSNAAPKFNSTPYTSVTSDNTNIDLIGLIFAPYNNGQYSVSTQYYYANNLIDVKNTADYTQGFDTVGGLHSMTANFVINGIGHEISDFLDDTTFFVSGAMSITNPNSDQRMLYGAMDSNMVATATGESKTGYSYWIGTQFPSLITDYGRWGLEYNHGSEYWRSITYGEDTNIGSKVAARGDAYEAYLTEYLIEDILSMQIRYTYIDYSHSGSNGFFGGTSGASMNMNTAIAFGQGANVVDTAQDIRFYLRYKY, from the coding sequence AAAAGGTGAAACAGAAGATTCAGAAAAAGCTGATGAAAAAGAAGATTCTGAAGATAAAGATGAAGTAGCAGATAAAGAGAAATCTGAAGCTGATGATGAGAAAGAAGAGAAAGAGGAGATGGATGTTGAAGAAGAGATAGCTGAGATTCAAGAGAGTATCTCTGAACTAAACAAAGCTACTTCTGGCAACCATTTAAAATTTGGTGTTGATTATAGATTTACACTGGAAAATCTTAACTACAAAATGGCTGATGGTTCTGAGGCGAATAATGATGCTTTTATGACAAACCGTTTATGGTTAAACATGGACTGGTTGGCTACTAAAAACCTTAGTTTTAATGGCCAACTAGCGTATAACAAAGCTTTTGGTCAACGTTCAGGGGCAAGCACTCCTGCAAACGCATCATTTGAAGGATTTGACTGGATCTCAAATGAAAATGCATACGATGATACATTGAGAGTTCGATCAGCATATTTTCTATACAGAAATAGCACGTTCATTGGAACTTCAGTTCCATGGACGTTTAGTGTTGGTCGTCGCCCATCAACAAATGGTCACCTTATTAGTCTTCGTGATGATGATAAACCCTCATCTCCAATGGGTCATACTATAAATGTTGAATTTGATGGCCTTAGTTCAAAATTTAGTTTTGATAAATGGGTAGATGGCATGTACGTTAAACTCTGTGCCGGTCGCGGTATGAGTAATGCAGCGCCAAAGTTTAACTCTACACCTTACACTAGTGTTACAAGTGATAACACTAATATTGATCTAATAGGTCTAATCTTCGCTCCATATAATAATGGTCAATATTCCGTATCTACACAGTACTACTATGCGAACAATCTAATAGATGTAAAAAACACTGCTGATTATACGCAAGGTTTTGACACGGTGGGTGGTTTACACAGTATGACAGCAAACTTTGTTATAAATGGCATAGGACATGAGATAAGTGATTTTCTTGATGACACTACATTCTTTGTAAGTGGTGCGATGAGTATTACAAATCCCAACTCTGATCAACGTATGCTTTATGGTGCAATGGATTCGAATATGGTTGCCACTGCTACTGGAGAGTCAAAAACTGGTTACTCTTACTGGATTGGGACACAATTTCCTTCACTTATTACAGATTACGGAAGATGGGGACTAGAATATAATCACGGTTCTGAATACTGGAGAAGTATTACTTATGGTGAAGATACAAACATAGGTTCTAAAGTAGCAGCTCGCGGTGATGCTTATGAAGCTTACTTAACAGAGTATTTAATTGAAGATATCTTGTCTATGCAAATCCGCTATACATATATTGATTATTCTCATAGTGGAAGTAACGGTTTCTTTGGAGGAACTTCAGGAGCTTCTATGAATATGAATACTGCTATAGCATTTGGTCAAGGTGCTAACGTAGTAGACACGGCTCAAGATATCCGCTTCTACCTTCGTTATAAATATTAG
- the bcp gene encoding thioredoxin-dependent thiol peroxidase — translation MLKIETQAPAFCLPNQDDIEICLRDLRGKWIVLYFYPRDNTPGCTTEACEFTEAAPDFSELDAIIIGVSADTTKKHRSFIEKQDLGITLLSDEDTSMMQEYGVWQLKKNYGKEYMGIVRTTFIINPEGVVKALFENVKVKDHVAKVQAELERLQSL, via the coding sequence ATGTTAAAAATTGAGACACAAGCCCCTGCATTTTGCTTACCAAACCAAGATGATATCGAGATATGTTTAAGAGATTTAAGGGGAAAATGGATAGTCCTTTATTTTTACCCAAGAGATAATACTCCAGGTTGTACGACAGAAGCTTGTGAGTTTACAGAGGCAGCACCGGATTTTTCTGAGCTAGATGCTATTATAATTGGGGTAAGCGCAGACACTACTAAAAAACACCGTAGTTTTATAGAGAAGCAAGATTTGGGTATTACACTTTTAAGTGATGAAGACACATCTATGATGCAAGAATATGGAGTTTGGCAGCTAAAGAAAAACTATGGAAAAGAGTATATGGGGATTGTTCGTACTACTTTTATAATTAATCCTGAAGGAGTTGTAAAAGCTCTTTTTGAAAATGTAAAAGTGAAGGATCATGTTGCTAAAGTTCAAGCTGAGTTAGAGAGGTTACAATCTCTCTAA
- a CDS encoding DedA family protein, whose amino-acid sequence MIRELAQDLVDLIFDWGYVGIFCLMAVESSFIPFPSEIILIPAGYLASQEKMSITMIMISGLGGSMVGAFINYYLALSLGRKILKKYGKYFFIKENALDKMDSFFEKHGHISTFTGRLIPGIRQLISIPAGIARMNLVVFSTYTALGAGIWALILTMLGYFIGENQELIDTYLKQITMSVLVMLVLLGSWYIYYQKNRGVKSE is encoded by the coding sequence ATGATAAGAGAGTTAGCGCAAGATTTAGTAGACCTTATTTTTGACTGGGGATATGTTGGTATCTTTTGTCTTATGGCAGTAGAGAGTTCATTTATACCTTTTCCTAGTGAAATAATTCTGATTCCTGCTGGTTATCTAGCTTCGCAGGAGAAGATGAGCATAACTATGATAATGATTAGTGGATTGGGAGGCTCAATGGTAGGAGCATTCATCAACTACTATCTTGCTCTTAGTCTGGGTAGAAAAATACTAAAGAAGTATGGAAAATACTTTTTTATAAAAGAGAATGCTTTAGATAAAATGGATAGTTTTTTTGAGAAGCATGGTCATATTTCTACATTTACAGGAAGGCTTATACCTGGCATACGTCAGCTTATATCTATACCTGCGGGTATTGCTCGTATGAACTTGGTAGTATTTTCAACATATACAGCGCTTGGTGCTGGCATCTGGGCATTGATATTAACAATGTTAGGTTATTTTATTGGAGAAAATCAGGAGTTGATTGACACATATTTAAAACAAATCACAATGAGTGTTTTAGTAATGTTAGTTTTATTGGGTTCTTGGTATATTTATTATCAAAAAAATAGAGGAGTTAAGAGTGAGTAA
- a CDS encoding DUF420 domain-containing protein — MSNLDYMFHPGFFGTRAPFFMDLVTLIVALLPLLVASAIYFAKTKRYKTHAYTQIFIFAFSVIVLGYFETGVRMIGGFDYFMKESGVSHNYAFIVLIFHIAISVITLIIWATTIFMAKKQIQLKKHKKAGLMTFSGVVLTSLTGIWVYFLMFVY; from the coding sequence GTGAGTAATTTAGATTATATGTTTCATCCAGGTTTTTTCGGTACGCGTGCACCATTTTTTATGGATTTGGTTACTTTAATTGTTGCACTTTTACCTCTGCTAGTAGCGAGTGCTATCTATTTTGCTAAGACAAAAAGATATAAAACTCATGCGTACACACAGATATTTATTTTTGCATTTTCTGTTATAGTACTTGGTTACTTTGAGACTGGTGTTAGAATGATTGGTGGATTTGACTATTTTATGAAAGAGAGCGGGGTGTCACATAACTACGCTTTTATAGTACTTATTTTTCACATAGCTATATCAGTAATCACACTTATAATCTGGGCTACTACAATTTTCATGGCAAAAAAACAGATACAACTTAAAAAGCATAAAAAAGCAGGACTTATGACATTCAGCGGAGTTGTGCTGACTTCACTTACTGGCATCTGGGTTTACTTTTTGATGTTTGTCTATTAA